A genome region from Arachis duranensis cultivar V14167 chromosome 6, aradu.V14167.gnm2.J7QH, whole genome shotgun sequence includes the following:
- the LOC107493874 gene encoding uncharacterized protein LOC107493874: protein MANHANTMEVNVAVTLQAVQKLGQLARNRNGNGEENANDNAEGNGDNTEGAPMTLATFLKVQPPRFRGSTNPTEVDNWFHALEHALQLAGEAQHWWQAECRLLQLQNADVPWDVFQTTFYKKYFPESAREAKEMEIMQLKQGFLSVAEYTRKFKELCRFSRVCQGALEAYES from the exons ATGGCGAACCATGCAAACACTATGGAGGTTAATGTTGCTGTGACTCTACAAGCTGTGCAGAAGTTAGGCCAACTGGCCAGAAACAGAAACGGGAATGGTGAAGAAAATGCAAATGACAATGCTGAGGGAAACGGCGATAACACGGAAGGAGCTCCGATGACCTTAGCAACTTTCCTCAAGGTTCAACCTCCAAGGTTCAGGGGTTCAACCAATCCTACAGAAGTGGACAACTGGTTTCATGCCTTGGAGCATGCTTTACAG CTTGCGGGAGAGGCCCAGCATTGGTGGCAAGCAGAATGCCGCTTGCTACAGCTCCAGAACGCCGATGTTCCTTGGGATGTTTTCCAAACGACCTTCTACAAGAAGTATTTTCCTGAGTCTGCAAGGGAAGCGAAGGAGATGGAAATTatgcagctgaagcaaggttTCTTATCTGTGGCAGAGTACACAAGAAAATTTAAGGAGCTTTGTAGGTTCTCTAGGGTGTGTCAGGGTGCCTTGGAGGCCTACGAGAGCTGA
- the LOC107493875 gene encoding uncharacterized protein LOC107493875, with protein sequence MTTVAPMDIRTFSDFVNKARVVEVYAKTAASSKDTHQGNTSRDVASFSIRGVKVSRKEDMCLKGKEALERTLRISFSMPREEEIRIGFGGCFNCGLPGHIARDCTRGKNPNAIQSQHQGRVFAVNTKDASTADPLMRGICSIGDKTLIALYDIGALHSFILFAKVEELGLKVSELVFNLHTLEQGSILNLHRGIDGDSQISQNQTGYDEIECNRDKQKTRGTGYLLLTVKANLSGCRQVGFKLEGRDFLHDLICLPMVGLEMILGFNWLSKNQVLLDCFEWSIQLMPKGENRAVIAEGYYMYSVMVHCSGEECQGYILLDTNTLGDAQNLEQISVVRDFSEVFPEDIPEFPPQREIEFVIELVSGAGVVSITPYRMAPIELAKLKAQLEELLNKRFIRPSVSPWGVSVLLVEKKDGGMRLCVDYG encoded by the exons ATGACTACTGTGGCTCCTATGGATATTCGTACTTTCTCTGATTTTGTAAATAAGGCGAGGGTGGTTGAGGTGTATGCAAAAACAGCAGCTTCGTCCAAGGACACTCATCAAGGGAATACTAGTAGGGACGTGGCAAGCTTTTCCATCCGAGGGGTCAAAGTTTCAAGAAAGGAGGATATGTGCCTTAAGGGCAAGGAGGCTTTAGAGAGAACACTCAGAATCAGTTTTAGTATGCCAAGGGAAGAGGAAATCAGA ATTGGTTTCGGTGGTTGCTTCAACTGTGGGTTACCTGGTCACATTGCGAGGGATTGCACTCGTGGAAAAAACCCGAATGCGATTCAAAGTCAGCACCAAGGTCGAGTTTTTGCTGTGAACACCAAGGATGCTTCCACGGCGGATCCGTTGATGAGAGGTATATGTTCAATTGGTGATAAAACATTAATTGCATTGTATGATATTGGAGCTTTGCATTCGTTTATTTTGTTTGCTAAAGTTGAAGAACTAGGCTTGAAAGTGTCAGAGTTAGTGTTTAATTTGCAT ACTCTGGAACAAGGGAGTATCCTGAACCTACACCGAGGTATTGACGGCGATTCTCAAATATCGCAAAACCAAACGGGATACGATGAGATAGAATGCAATAGAGACAAACAAAAGACAAGGGGAACGGGTTACCTACTTTTAACGGTCAAAGCGAACCTGTCAGGGTGTAGGCAAGTAGGTTTCAAGCTTGAGGGTAGAGACTTCCTGCATGACTTGATTTGTTTACCAATGGTTGGGTTGGAGATGATTTTGGGGTTTAATTGGTTGTCGAAGAATCAGGTTTTATTGGATTGCTTTGAGTGGTCAATTCAGTTAATGCCGAAAGGAGAAAATAGAGCAGTGATAGCTGAGGGGTACTACATGTACTCTGTAATGGTGCACTGTAGTGGGGAAGAGTGTCAGGGTTATATCTTGTTGGATACTAATACCTTGGGTGATGCCCAGAACTTAGAGCAGATTTCGGTAGTTAGAGACTTTTCGGAAGTGTTCCCAGAGGATATTCCTGAGTTTCCACCTCAAAGGGAGATTGAATTTGTGATTGAATTGGTGTCGGGAGCTGGAGTAGTGTCGATTACTCCGTATCGTATGGCTCCGATAGAGCTTGCTAAATTAAAGGCTCAGTTGGAAGAGCTTCTGAACAAGAGGTTCATTCGACCAAGTGTATCTCCATGGGGAGTGTCAGTTTTATTGGTggagaagaaggatggaggaatGCGATTGTGTGTGGATTACGGATAG